A single genomic interval of Bacillus sp. es.036 harbors:
- the wrbA gene encoding NAD(P)H:quinone oxidoreductase — MSTKILIPYYSAYGHIYEMVQSVAEGAKGAGDVEVKIVKIPEFDVVKQAMSDQPPYVEAQEAQNSISEATLDDLRWADGIIWGVPTRYGSMPAQMKQYLDSAGSLWMNGELEGKATAVVTSTASIHGGQETTALTTFVPLMHFGLIYVGLPYGENPEQLTTDGIGGSPYAASTLAGGDGSRTPVEAERTMASRLGARVAKVAGALKNIK; from the coding sequence ATGAGTACAAAGATTTTAATTCCGTATTACAGCGCGTATGGTCATATTTACGAAATGGTTCAGTCAGTAGCTGAAGGTGCAAAAGGCGCTGGAGATGTAGAAGTGAAAATCGTGAAGATACCAGAATTTGATGTCGTGAAACAAGCGATGTCGGATCAACCACCTTACGTTGAAGCACAAGAAGCACAAAACAGTATTTCTGAAGCGACGCTTGATGATTTACGCTGGGCTGACGGGATTATCTGGGGAGTCCCAACTCGCTATGGTTCCATGCCTGCTCAAATGAAACAATACCTTGATTCAGCGGGATCACTTTGGATGAATGGTGAATTAGAAGGGAAAGCGACGGCGGTTGTTACAAGTACCGCTTCGATTCATGGGGGACAAGAAACGACAGCACTCACAACATTTGTTCCGCTTATGCACTTTGGTTTGATCTATGTTGGGCTGCCATATGGCGAGAATCCTGAGCAGCTAACAACAGATGGGATTGGAGGCTCTCCTTATGCCGCTTCAACTCTTGCGGGTGGCGATGGTTCAAGAACGCCAGTTGAAGCTGAACGAACGATGGCTTCCCGCCTTGGTGCACGCGTTGCAAAGGTTGCAGGCGCCTTAAAAAATATAAAATAG
- a CDS encoding MarR family winged helix-turn-helix transcriptional regulator has protein sequence MNVMNEKDRELSLKLFIVLARSNRSVTDHIKTDIQSYGLNPTEFAVLELLYHKGNQPLQQIGEKILLASGSITYVVDKLEGKGYLTRNPCPNDRRITHAVITDEGKKLMDRIFPNHEKQVQSIFAGLDEQEKETAITLLKKLGHYAEEL, from the coding sequence GTGAACGTTATGAATGAAAAAGATCGTGAGCTTTCACTAAAGCTATTCATTGTCCTGGCTAGATCGAATCGCTCTGTTACCGATCATATTAAAACAGATATTCAAAGCTATGGACTGAATCCAACGGAATTTGCTGTTCTCGAATTGCTTTATCACAAAGGTAATCAGCCATTACAACAAATTGGTGAGAAAATTTTACTCGCAAGTGGAAGCATTACGTATGTGGTCGATAAACTTGAAGGAAAAGGGTACTTAACGCGTAATCCATGCCCGAACGATCGTCGGATTACACATGCCGTTATCACAGATGAAGGTAAAAAGTTAATGGATCGTATTTTCCCTAACCATGAGAAACAAGTACAATCCATTTTTGCCGGATTGGACGAACAAGAGAAAGAAACGGCTATTACATTACTGAAAAAATTGGGTCATTACGCGGAGGAGCTGTAA